The window TTGGTCACGCGGCCGGAAACCCCGGTCCCGTCGATGGCCGAAATGTCGACCTCGTTCTCCGCGGCGATCTTCCGCACGAGCGGAGACGACCTGGTCCTGCGACGTTCTTCGAGCGAAGCGTCCTCACCGGTGGTACCGCCTTTCGGTGTGGGCGCGCCCTGGCGATCCTCGACCGGGGCCTGGGATTCGGCAGCGGGAGCCTCCTTCGGCTGCTTCGGAGCTTCCCTGGACGGTTCTGGCGGCTCCGCTTTCTTCTCTTCTTTCTTCTCCTCCTTCTTCTCCTCCTTCTTCTCCTCTTTCTTCTCCTCTTTTTTCTCCTCCGGTTTTTTCTGTTCCGGAGCCGGCGCTGCTGCCGCGGAGGCGTCTTCCCCCTCGGCGGCGATCCGGGCGACGACGCTGTTGACCTCGACGGTCTCCCCTTCCTGCGCGAGGATCTCGACCAGCGTTCCGGCCGATGGAGAGGGGATCTCCGCGTCGACCTTGTCGGTCGAGATCTCGAGTAGTGGCTCGTCGCGCTCGACCTTGTCGCCGACCTTCTTGAGCCACTGGCTCACGGTACCTTCGGCAATCGATTCCCCCATCTGGGGCATCAGGACGTCTGTTGGCATTTCGCTTTCCCTGCTCTTTCCGAAAAGATTCTGAAACGGTCTCTCACTGGTGAATGGAGTGGCCGGCGACGTCTTCGGCAGCTTCCATCATCGCTTCCGAGAGCGTCGGATGTGCATGAATGGTGCGGGCGATCGATTCGCTCGTAGCTTCGAGGGCCAGCGCTGCGCAGGCCTCCGCGATCAGCTCGGTCGCTTTGGGGCCGACGATGTGAACTCCGAGCAGCTCGTCGTATTTCGATTCGGAGACGTACTTGATCAGGCCGCCCGACTCGCCGACGATCTTCGCCTTCGAGTTTGCGGAGAAGGGGAACTTGCCGATCTTCACGTCGTAGCCCCGCTCCTTCGCCTTCTCCTCGGTCAGCCCGACCGATGCGACCTCCGGGTCGCTGTAGGTCGCGTTTGGAACGAGATCGTAGTTGATCGGTCGAACCTCGAGACCGGCGATGTGCTCGACCGCGAGAATCCCTTCGGCCGAGGCGCAGTGGGCGAGAGCGGGTGTCGGCACGATGTCTCCGATTGCATAGATCCCTTTCGCGGCCGTCTGCATCAACTCGTTGACCTGGACCATTCCCCGATCGACTTTGACCCCCGCTTCCTCGACGCCGACGCCTTCGAGGACGCCTCGCCGTCCGACGGCCGACAGGACGATCTCGGTCTCGATCTCCTTCGTGTCGCCCTTCTCGGTCGAGATCTTCGACTTCACCCCCTTTTCGGTCGGCTCACAGCTTTCGACCTTGACGCCCGTCATCACCTCGATCCCCTTCTTCTTGAAAAGGCGGGTGAATTCCTTCGAGATGTCGGCGTCCTCGATCGGCAGCAGCCGGGGGAGCACCTCGACGACGGTCACCTTCGTTCCGAAGTCCTTGAAGATCGATGCGAACTCGCAGCCGACCGCCCCGGCACCGATGACGAGCATCGATTCGGGAACCCGGTCGATCTGAAGAATGTGATCGGAGTTGATGATCTTCTTTCCGTCCGCTTTGATGTGAGGGAGATCGCGGGGTACCGATCCCATGGCGAGGATCACGTTTTTCGTTTTCAGGT is drawn from Acidobacteriota bacterium and contains these coding sequences:
- the lpdA gene encoding dihydrolipoyl dehydrogenase; the encoded protein is MAEQQYDVVIIGSGPGGYVAGIRAGQLGLRVAVVEKDPFLGGTCLHRGCIPTKSLLENAYVYKKVAHSKDFGITVGDVTLDFSKVQERKQGVVDANEKGIQFLFKKNKVESIQGFGSLAGPGQVRVKAEDGSTRDLKTKNVILAMGSVPRDLPHIKADGKKIINSDHILQIDRVPESMLVIGAGAVGCEFASIFKDFGTKVTVVEVLPRLLPIEDADISKEFTRLFKKKGIEVMTGVKVESCEPTEKGVKSKISTEKGDTKEIETEIVLSAVGRRGVLEGVGVEEAGVKVDRGMVQVNELMQTAAKGIYAIGDIVPTPALAHCASAEGILAVEHIAGLEVRPINYDLVPNATYSDPEVASVGLTEEKAKERGYDVKIGKFPFSANSKAKIVGESGGLIKYVSESKYDELLGVHIVGPKATELIAEACAALALEATSESIARTIHAHPTLSEAMMEAAEDVAGHSIHQ